The nucleotide window TGGCACCGCCAGCGGCTTTGTTGCGTTTAAATAGCTGGTAAAGTTCTGTCGTCACAGGAATGGGCGCACTGGCAGGTGGGGCTTTTTGGGCCCCAGACTGCACCCATCTGAAAACTCCCGGTGGTCCGGGGGCGTACCTTACCAACCTTGTTCACTTGCGGAGTTGATTCTCCGCGCCTAGCCATTTTTAAGCGTATGTGCGGCCGTTATACCTTCACTACTCCGGTTCCTGTTATTGAGGAGCGTTTCGACGCCAGCTTTCTGGAGCCCATGCCGCCCACCTATAATGCGGCCCCTTCCCAGCAGCTGCCCATCATTACCAACGCCGAGCCCGGCCGGATTCAGCTGGTACAGTGGGGGTTGTTGCCCGGGTGGGTAAAGGACGTGAAGGCTGCGCCCAAGCCTATTAACGCCCGGGCCGAAACCTTGTCTGAAAAGCCGTCATTTCGCCAGTTGCTGCAGCGGCGGCGCTGCCTGGTGCTGGCCGACAGCTTCTACGAGTGGCAACAAACGACGCCGGCCAAAAAAGGACCTAAAACGCCCCACCGGATTCTGCTGCGCAACGAGCAGCCGTTTGCCTTTGCCGGTCTCTGGGACGAATGGGTAGACCGCTCGTCCGGGGAAGTCGTACCTACGTTTACCATTATTACTACCGAGCCCAATGAGCTGATGGCCTCGCTGCACAACCGTATGCCGGTTATTCTGCCCGACCGGCACGCCGAGTTGGCCTGGCTCGACGATGGGCACTCAGTGAGTGAGCACCAAACGCTGCTCCAGCCCTACTCGGCGGCCTTGATGCAGGAATATCCGGTAAGTACACTGGTAAATTCGCCGGCTAACAACGACCCGAGCGTACTGACTCCGGCGGCCTAAGCTACTGCTGTAACAGGCGCGGGCAGTTGCAGAATGCCCAGCCGCCGCCACGCCGGCCGCGACTTCCGCCGCTTCCGCCGCTTGTTTATGTCACGGCTAAATATTCCGGTCTCAGCCGATACAGTTACAAGCGAAGTTTTGGCTGCAGTGGCTGGTGCAGCGGTTGTCATAGCGTCTGCAGCTTCAGTGCCAGCCAAAACCAGGAGCAGGAGTAAAGAAAATGTTTTCATAGGGCGTTGAGTAGAAGTGGTCGGCTAATTGGTTGCGTGATTCAAGAGTAATAGTAAATATTATATTGAATAAACACAAGTAAAAATTGTTTACTTGATAAAAGCTCAGGCTTAGCGACCAAAGCCAAACAGCCCACTCCGCTTGTAGCGGCTGCGATTTACGTTGTGCCGCTTCTTGCGCTTGTATTTCTTCCGCTTGAATACACCCCAGTCAGAGGCAGTATTCGCATCGGTGTTAACGGTAGTCGTTAGGGGCAGAGCTGCAGTTGATACGCCGGCCTCAGCCTGGAGGGAAAGAGTAACGGTAGTCAGCAGGAGAGCGAAAAATGTTTTCATAGTAACTTGTATTATGGTTTGATGTTTTTGTCTTTTGCTGTTGCAATATTAGACAATCATATCAGATAGATGCAATAATGTAGCATCACATGATAATGTGAACGCAAAAAAGCCCCGTTAGCCAGGATGCTTCCTGACCAACGGGGCTCACATGAATAGGGTAGGGGAATTAGTGGCCCTGGTGCTCCTGAGCGCCTTTGTTACCCTGATTATCTTTATTGGCGGCGCTACCAGCAGCTCTTGCCTTTGGCTCCTTTACGGGCTCAGCCGAAGTGCCTTCGTCGTCGCTGGCCGTATCAGGCGTATCCATCGAGCGGTTGACGGCCACTACAGCTACGGCTGCAATAGCGGCGATACCTAGGATCAGTTGAGTAGGGGTAAAGCGCTGGGCTGCTTTCTTGAGCAGGGTGCCACCGTGTCTCAGCAAGTCATCGATATGATCATGGTCGCCCTGCACAAGCACGTGATACGCGCTTTCAAAGGTGCGGGCCAGATCTTCGGGCATAATTTTCTCCAGTTGTTCTTCGATTTGGGATTCCATAGCGGAGGTGTAGGTGTATGGTGGAAAAGTCGGTACAGCAGTGGGCTAAGCCACCGGAATGCCTGTACGCAAAAAGTATCGGACAGGCTACACTTTTCCGGGAGCAATTCACATTTAGCCCCTAGCAGCTCAACCATTGATACCTTCTGTCAACGGTTGAACTGTGATGGGTTAGATGCGGATGTTTACCGGCTTGCGCCGCTCTTAGGCCGCGAGAAACTGCCCGGGGCACCTGTCCAGACTATCGTCAGCATTAGCGACGTGCTATGGCTAGCATTCAGCATACCGTCCTACCAGACATAAAAAAAGCCCCACTGTGTTAGCGGGGCTTTTAATTCAAGCTGGGCTTAGCTTACTCGTATACCTTCACTACGAACACGTAGTCTTGGAGCTTGCGAATTTGCTGGCGGCGCGAGGTGCCCGCCAATTGGTTGGAGCGAGGTACATTGTAGGGCTGAGCCGTACCCGCATTCGAGAGCGAATCGACCAGGCGCATCAGGTATGACGACTTGGTAGCAAAGGCGGCGCTTTGCATATCAGCTTGCCGCCCGCTGATGATACCAATCAGGTTGCCCCGGTCGTCAAGCAGCGGTCCACCACTGTTGCCCGGGTTTACCGGAATCGAAATCTGATAAAAGGCCGTGTCGCCCTCAAAGCCGGAGCGGGCGCTCAGCGAGCCTTCCCCAAACACTACATCTTCACGAGGGTAGCCCAGGGTAAAAACTTTCTCGCCCAGGTCGGCCGTGCCGCGCTTGAAAGAGTAAGGCAGGCGGCCAAAGCCGTTGAACTTCCGGTCCTTGATGCGCAGAATGGCCAAGTCGTGGGCGACGTCCGTGAATACGGGCTCCGCGCGGTAGCGCTGCCGGTCTCGGCTCTCAATCAGCAGCGAGTCGGCGCCCTGAATTACGTGGTAGCTGGTCACCAGGTAACCATCGGCGGTGAGCGCAAAGCCCGTACCACTGAATTTGCCCGGATTGGCTTCCGTATCCGGCTTGACTCCATCAATCTGGTTGATGGCCCGGTTCATGGCCTTCTGAGTTTGCTTGATACGCTCTACTTCACGACGCAGCACGGTGTAGCCGTACTGGGAAGGGCGCTGGGCTGTACGCCACCATTCCAGTCCGAGCAGGGTGGCAAATACAGCCAGTACTGCTACCGAAGCGGCCACCATGGCCGTAGCCCGGTGGTTGCCCCAGAATTGGCGCAGCTTGCGCTCGACTGGTGAGATGTACACCTGGGGCATCAGGAGGTTGCCGGTTTCCAGCGTTTCGCCGTCCAAGCGCACGGCGGCTTCGGCATCCATATCAGCCTGGATGGCGTGCAGCTTACGGCGCGTGGCCAGCCGCTCTCCGTAGCCGTGCAGCGTGCTGGTTAACTGGCTAAAGTCGGCGAAATTCTGGGCAAAATCAGGATCCGCGGCCAGGCGGCGCTCCAGGTCGGCGCGCTCCATAGCCGTCAGCCCACCCGTCTGGTAGGCTTCGAATAAAGCGTAATAGTCAGCTTCCGTTTTCATAGTCTGGCGCAGAGTGGGTGCCCTGCTATCTGCTTGGTACCAGTCAAAACGATTCTTCCTCCTTGTAATGGGCGAAGAACAGCTTTTTCAGGCGCACCAGGCACTTATATTTTTGATTCTTGGCATTGTCGGCGTTGGTGTAGCCAAACTCCGCCGTAAGCTGCTGCATAGACTTATCCAGCAGGTAAAAACCTTCTAAAAGCGAACGACAGGGTTCTCCCACTCGTTCCAGAGCCTCGCTCATGGTCGCGAAACGTTTGTCACGCTCCTCGGCCAGGACCAGATCGGCCTCGGCACCAGTTTCGAGGTAGGGTTCATGGTCGTCGAGGCGGCCGCCGAAGCGGGTTTTCTCGGCGAGGCGCTTGAGCCACAGACGGCGGCACACGGCGTAGAGGTAAGTCTTGATCTGGCAGCTTAGCTCCAGGGAGCCTTCGCGTACCTTTTCATAAAATACCATCACGCCTTCCTGGTACACATCCTTGGCCTCGTCCTCGGTTCCGCTGTTTTGCAGAACGTAGTGCAAGACCATTGGCAGATGCAAACGGTAGAGCTGTGCCAGCGCCCGGTCGTCGCCCTGGCGGATAGCCGCCACGAACTCTTCATCGGTGTAGGAAGGAATTCCCTTACCCATTCGCTTTGTTGGTTAATACAGTGCGGGCCCTTTGGTAACCCGTGAAAAATATTTTTTCTACAGTCGGGTTACCTTCTTCAAAAGACGGTATGAAGGGCGTTTTTCAGACTAAAATTTTCCAAACGTAACACCAAAATGAAGAATCTCCTGAAGGTTTCTGCCCTGGCTCTCGTATTCGCTACCACGCTTGCTTCGTGCGAGTCGAAGACTGCTGAAACCACCGAGACTACGACTGTTGAAGCTCCTGCTACGGAAGCTACCACGACCACTACGGATTCGGCTTCGACCACGACTACGTCGGCTGACACCACGGCTGCTGCTGCTCCTGCTGCTACCACCGAGGCTTCGACCACCACGACCACGACTGAGCAGAAGTAATTACGCGCCAGCCTTGGCTGGCTTGTAACCTGCAAACGGCCCGATTCTCCAGCTTGGAGGACCGGGCCGTTTCTGTTTCTCAGAGAGTTAAGAAATAATTATAATAATGAATAGATTAAATATTTAAGTATTTTAATGCAATATTTGCGTCTGCATTTTTCCAAGCTATTATTATCTGCCTTGCCTGAGACATTATTGCCTAGCCATCTGCCTACGTCACTTTCCGGTATTGCAGGAAAGACCATAAACGGCACCCCACTGGAAGAAACATCTGCGCAGGAAGCTGAACTATCGGCCACACCTGCTACTGTGTTGGCCGTGGGCGAATATCTGGTCGGTGATACGGAAGATACTTTGCTAAACGGTCATCCCGATATCCGCTACTAAAGCATAGAAAGGTCCGTTAAAGCTTTTCTTCGAGCCATAGAAACCCGGCGCTGAAAATAAACAGCGCAAAAAACCAGACAGCCGGGTACGGTTGCTGCACTACTGCCCCCGGACTAGCGGCCAGAGTGGAAGTGGCTTGAAAGCGGGCTGCTGCTTGTCGGCGCAATGCTATTTCCGGCCCCTGCCACTCCTGAGGGCCAAAGACATAGAAAGAGAAGGTAGGCTGCGAAGTCAGTCGTACCTCATGCCAGCCCGCTGAGCGGGGCCAGAATTGACCGGTTTTCCACTCTGGCAACTCCGCTTGCTGCTCTAAGGAAAGTGGAACAGCCGCAGCGGGCGGAGAACCCGAAACTAGGGGCGACACCGCCGGAAAAGTAGCGGAGCTCAGCC belongs to Hymenobacter cellulosilyticus and includes:
- a CDS encoding SOS response-associated peptidase, producing the protein MCGRYTFTTPVPVIEERFDASFLEPMPPTYNAAPSQQLPIITNAEPGRIQLVQWGLLPGWVKDVKAAPKPINARAETLSEKPSFRQLLQRRRCLVLADSFYEWQQTTPAKKGPKTPHRILLRNEQPFAFAGLWDEWVDRSSGEVVPTFTIITTEPNELMASLHNRMPVILPDRHAELAWLDDGHSVSEHQTLLQPYSAALMQEYPVSTLVNSPANNDPSVLTPAA
- a CDS encoding S1C family serine protease, with protein sequence MKTEADYYALFEAYQTGGLTAMERADLERRLAADPDFAQNFADFSQLTSTLHGYGERLATRRKLHAIQADMDAEAAVRLDGETLETGNLLMPQVYISPVERKLRQFWGNHRATAMVAASVAVLAVFATLLGLEWWRTAQRPSQYGYTVLRREVERIKQTQKAMNRAINQIDGVKPDTEANPGKFSGTGFALTADGYLVTSYHVIQGADSLLIESRDRQRYRAEPVFTDVAHDLAILRIKDRKFNGFGRLPYSFKRGTADLGEKVFTLGYPREDVVFGEGSLSARSGFEGDTAFYQISIPVNPGNSGGPLLDDRGNLIGIISGRQADMQSAAFATKSSYLMRLVDSLSNAGTAQPYNVPRSNQLAGTSRRQQIRKLQDYVFVVKVYE
- a CDS encoding RNA polymerase sigma factor, which gives rise to MGKGIPSYTDEEFVAAIRQGDDRALAQLYRLHLPMVLHYVLQNSGTEDEAKDVYQEGVMVFYEKVREGSLELSCQIKTYLYAVCRRLWLKRLAEKTRFGGRLDDHEPYLETGAEADLVLAEERDKRFATMSEALERVGEPCRSLLEGFYLLDKSMQQLTAEFGYTNADNAKNQKYKCLVRLKKLFFAHYKEEESF